In Pseudobacter ginsenosidimutans, the following are encoded in one genomic region:
- the rbfA gene encoding 30S ribosome-binding factor RbfA codes for MQEGKRQKQIAGLLNEELNGIFQRLSLTMIDGGMVSISGVKMTPDLLEARIYLSFFQVKDAAAALKKIEDRAWEIKKELTSRVAKQLRRMPELRFYTDDTLDHVFKMEDLFRQIKKDEEGKEEK; via the coding sequence ATGCAAGAAGGAAAAAGACAAAAACAGATAGCAGGCCTCCTGAACGAGGAATTGAATGGTATCTTCCAGCGATTGAGCCTGACCATGATAGACGGCGGTATGGTATCCATTTCCGGCGTGAAAATGACCCCGGACCTGCTGGAAGCCCGGATTTACCTGAGTTTCTTCCAGGTTAAAGACGCCGCTGCCGCCCTGAAAAAGATAGAAGACAGGGCCTGGGAAATCAAAAAAGAACTTACCTCCAGGGTGGCCAAACAGCTCAGGCGAATGCCAGAACTGAGGTTTTACACAGATGATACCCTTGACCATGTGTTTAAAATGGAGGACCTGTTCCGCCAGATCAAAAAGGATGAAGAAGGGAAAGAGGAAAAATAA
- a CDS encoding FtsX-like permease family protein gives MNFLFAWRYFKAKKSTNAINVIAWVSMIAIMCITFAFIVVLSVFNGFEGLVKSLYSSFYTDIRISPAKGKLITLTKEQLQQLRSNPQVRHYSLMAEEKTLLLNDDIQVIADLKGVDSNYKFVAGVPEKMFRGSFLTGNEEYPTLVLGNGVENALGVESDKNVFPLTVYLFKRGATVNTTNPYESFAASNINTAGTFMIQADIDNKFAITNLAFMKRMMNLGPDEYSAAEIALLDGEKADEVKKQLRSIFGEQYRIETKYEQNQSLYSVMTMEKWATYGILTLMLIVAAFTMIGGLTMLVLEKQKDIQALKAMGADNRLVQKIFLSEGILLAGIGAGAGIVLALIFCWAQVRFKLIPLEGGTFLIDYYPVKILPQDFVLILITVLFVAILASWFPSRKAALQPIELKT, from the coding sequence ATGAATTTTCTCTTCGCCTGGCGCTATTTCAAAGCAAAGAAATCCACCAATGCCATCAATGTGATTGCCTGGGTGAGCATGATCGCGATCATGTGTATCACCTTCGCATTCATCGTGGTATTAAGTGTGTTCAATGGTTTTGAAGGGCTGGTGAAAAGTTTGTATTCATCTTTCTACACCGATATCCGCATCTCGCCGGCAAAGGGAAAACTGATCACACTCACGAAAGAACAACTACAACAACTCCGCAGCAATCCGCAGGTTCGTCACTATTCATTAATGGCCGAAGAAAAAACTCTGTTGCTGAACGATGATATCCAGGTGATCGCTGATCTCAAAGGGGTTGACAGTAACTACAAATTCGTGGCAGGTGTTCCTGAAAAAATGTTCCGCGGCAGTTTCCTTACAGGCAATGAGGAGTATCCCACACTGGTATTGGGCAATGGCGTGGAGAATGCACTGGGCGTGGAATCCGACAAGAATGTGTTCCCGCTCACCGTGTATCTTTTCAAGCGCGGCGCTACTGTCAATACTACAAACCCCTACGAAAGTTTTGCTGCTTCCAATATCAATACTGCCGGTACTTTCATGATACAGGCCGATATCGATAACAAATTTGCCATCACCAACCTGGCCTTTATGAAGCGCATGATGAACCTGGGGCCCGATGAATACAGCGCAGCAGAAATTGCACTGCTGGATGGCGAAAAGGCCGATGAAGTAAAAAAGCAATTGAGATCGATCTTCGGGGAGCAATACAGGATCGAAACGAAGTACGAACAAAATCAAAGCCTGTACAGCGTAATGACCATGGAAAAATGGGCTACCTACGGTATTCTTACCCTGATGCTGATTGTTGCTGCATTCACCATGATCGGCGGTCTTACCATGCTGGTGCTGGAGAAACAAAAAGATATCCAGGCGCTCAAAGCGATGGGGGCAGACAACAGGCTGGTACAGAAAATATTCCTGAGTGAAGGCATCCTGCTGGCCGGTATCGGTGCCGGAGCCGGCATTGTGCTGGCCCTGATCTTCTGCTGGGCGCAGGTTCGGTTCAAGCTGATCCCGCTGGAAGGAGGAACCTTTCTCATCGATTATTATCCGGTGAAAATATTGCCACAGGATTTTGTATTGATCCTGATCACTGTATTGTTCGTGGCTATACTGGCTTCGTGGTTCCCTTCCCGTAAGGCGGCCTTACAACCGATTGAACTGAAAACCTAG
- a CDS encoding transketolase, with protein MPALKDIATQIRRDIVRMVHGSQSGHPGGSLGCTDYFTALYFKVMQHNPQFNMNATNEDVFILSNGHISPVFYSTLARAGYFDIKELATFRKLNSRLQGHPATHEHLPGIRIASGSLGQGMSVAIGAALTKKLNGESNLVFSLSGDGELDEGQNWEAIMFAGAKKVDNLIATVDWNGQQIDGPTDKVMKLGDIGAKFEAFGWEVIRLDEGNDVDQVVAALEKAKTFVGKGKPIAIMMKTQMGAGVDFMEGSHEWHGIAPNDEQLAKALAQLPETLGDY; from the coding sequence ATGCCAGCATTAAAAGACATCGCCACACAGATCCGCAGGGATATTGTTAGAATGGTACACGGCTCACAAAGCGGCCACCCCGGTGGTTCCCTTGGTTGTACAGATTATTTTACAGCATTATATTTCAAGGTAATGCAGCACAACCCGCAGTTCAATATGAATGCCACCAATGAGGATGTCTTCATTTTGTCTAACGGACACATTAGCCCGGTTTTCTACTCTACCCTGGCCAGGGCCGGGTATTTTGACATAAAAGAACTAGCCACTTTCCGTAAACTGAACTCCCGCCTCCAGGGCCACCCAGCTACACATGAGCACCTTCCGGGTATCCGTATAGCCTCAGGTTCCCTCGGGCAAGGTATGAGCGTAGCCATCGGAGCAGCCCTCACCAAAAAACTCAACGGAGAAAGCAATCTCGTGTTTTCACTTAGTGGTGATGGTGAGTTGGACGAAGGCCAGAACTGGGAAGCCATCATGTTTGCAGGCGCAAAAAAAGTGGACAACCTCATTGCTACTGTAGACTGGAATGGACAACAGATCGACGGTCCCACTGATAAAGTGATGAAACTTGGGGACATTGGCGCCAAATTCGAAGCTTTCGGATGGGAAGTGATCCGCCTCGATGAAGGGAATGATGTAGATCAAGTGGTTGCTGCACTGGAAAAAGCCAAAACATTCGTAGGAAAAGGAAAACCCATCGCCATCATGATGAAGACCCAGATGGGCGCCGGCGTTGATTTCATGGAAGGCTCACACGAATGGCATGGTATTGCCCCCAACGATGAACAATTGGCCAAAGCACTGGCCCAGTTGCCGGAAACTCTCGGTGATTATTAA
- a CDS encoding MraY family glycosyltransferase, translating to MFDVLLSIAISFTVTFLAIPVIITVAERKKLFDIPDERKIHEMPIPSLGGLGIFAGFILACLVAIQFQKSNEMQYFLAAAFVIFFLGLKDDILVISPIKKFIGQVLAAFLIIYKGGVQLTSMHGFMGIHELPESFSLLLTYFTVIVIINSFNLIDGIDGLAGSLGLMTSIIFGFYFLQNNMIGYAILAFSLAGSVAAFLIFNFQPAKVFMGDTGSLLIGLITSILAVKFIDAANATDVAYPLIASPALAFTILMIPLLDTLRVFGIRIINRRSPFSPDRNHIHHLLLDRGLSHRTITLSLVAVNLLFVVVAYSMRNFGCTWIILGVIGFFFTGIAALYYTRPQPRLFVARSVEKDIKEKGTTKIVPLTKDTILEHKN from the coding sequence ATGTTTGATGTATTACTTTCGATAGCTATATCCTTTACTGTAACCTTCTTAGCTATCCCTGTAATTATTACAGTGGCCGAAAGAAAAAAACTCTTCGACATTCCGGACGAGCGCAAGATCCATGAAATGCCGATCCCTTCACTGGGCGGTCTTGGCATATTTGCCGGCTTCATCCTGGCCTGTCTGGTAGCCATTCAATTTCAGAAATCGAACGAGATGCAGTATTTTCTGGCTGCAGCCTTCGTGATCTTCTTCCTGGGTCTGAAAGATGATATATTGGTTATTTCCCCCATCAAGAAATTCATTGGACAGGTGCTGGCCGCCTTCCTGATCATTTATAAAGGTGGTGTACAGCTCACCAGCATGCATGGTTTCATGGGCATTCATGAATTGCCTGAATCCTTCAGCCTGCTGCTGACCTACTTCACTGTGATCGTGATCATCAACTCATTCAATCTGATCGACGGTATTGATGGCCTGGCCGGAAGCCTGGGCCTGATGACCTCCATCATTTTCGGATTCTATTTTCTGCAGAATAACATGATCGGGTATGCGATCCTGGCCTTCTCACTGGCCGGCAGTGTTGCAGCTTTCCTGATCTTCAATTTCCAGCCCGCGAAAGTATTCATGGGCGATACGGGTTCCTTATTGATAGGGCTGATTACGTCTATACTTGCCGTTAAGTTCATTGACGCAGCCAATGCTACCGATGTGGCCTATCCGCTGATAGCATCACCGGCCCTGGCCTTTACCATCCTGATGATCCCCCTGCTGGATACATTAAGGGTTTTTGGTATCCGTATCATCAACCGCCGCTCACCTTTCAGCCCCGATAGAAACCATATCCATCACCTGCTGCTAGACAGAGGCCTTTCTCACCGTACCATTACGTTGAGCCTGGTAGCTGTGAACCTGCTGTTTGTGGTGGTTGCTTACAGTATGCGCAATTTCGGTTGCACCTGGATCATCCTTGGGGTGATCGGGTTCTTCTTTACCGGTATTGCCGCCCTGTACTACACACGCCCCCAACCCCGCCTTTTTGTGGCCAGATCTGTGGAAAAAGACATCAAGGAAAAAGGTACCACCAAGATCGTTCCTCTTACCAAGGATACAATCCTCGAACACAAGAATTGA
- a CDS encoding ABC transporter ATP-binding protein — translation MKRFSTILFYLRNQKGNILIYVVFILLSILFSLLSLAMLAPFLQLLFGKDAPVRELPEASFSSAYVIACLKYYLTLLIDTYGKAYALAAICITVIVSVLMKNLFLYLSFRIMIPLRNRVMTTFRDDMYNKILKLPIGFFTEQRKGDIMSRMSNDMNEIEWSIMSTLEGLIRDPLNILIILFTLVFLSPTLSLFLLVLLPATGFIIGRISRKLKKQSNQAQEQQGLILSILDETISGLRVVKAFNAEKLLNNRFLNTSHRLHTLRVKMAFRRDLASPLSEFMGVLVLSCILWIGGKMVLGNEATGIASGLTAEAFITYIVFFTQIINPAKSLSTAFYNAQRGSAAIARVEEILKAPVVVEEAPNPKTLTSFNNRIEFKNVSFKYEDVTILDNINLSIEKGKTIALVGSSGAGKSTLADLVPRFHDVSSGELLIDGVNIKDYSLKSLRDQIGIVTQEPILFNDTIASNIALSNPDASLTDIENAATIANAHNFISQKEEGYETNIGDRGSKLSGGERQRLTIARAVLKNPPILILDEATSSLDTESERLVQDAINKMMANRTSIVIAHRLSTIRHADEIIVLQRGQIVERGTHDQLIALEGFYHKLVKMQEVK, via the coding sequence ATGAAGCGATTTTCCACGATTCTCTTTTATCTCCGGAACCAGAAAGGCAATATCCTGATATATGTGGTATTTATACTGTTATCCATCCTGTTTTCCTTATTGTCCCTGGCCATGCTGGCGCCCTTCCTTCAACTCCTTTTCGGAAAGGATGCACCTGTTCGGGAACTGCCGGAAGCTTCTTTCAGTTCAGCCTATGTAATAGCCTGTTTAAAGTATTACCTTACCCTGCTGATCGATACTTACGGTAAGGCATATGCGCTGGCAGCTATCTGCATCACAGTGATCGTTTCGGTTCTGATGAAGAACCTGTTCCTGTATCTTTCGTTCAGGATCATGATCCCGCTTCGCAACCGGGTAATGACCACCTTTCGTGATGATATGTACAATAAGATCCTCAAACTTCCCATCGGCTTTTTCACTGAACAACGCAAAGGCGATATCATGAGCCGGATGAGTAACGATATGAATGAGATCGAATGGAGCATCATGAGTACATTGGAAGGTTTGATCCGCGATCCGCTCAATATCCTCATCATTCTTTTTACCCTTGTATTCCTCAGCCCCACTTTAAGTTTGTTCCTGCTTGTATTGTTGCCTGCCACTGGTTTCATAATCGGCAGGATCAGCCGCAAACTTAAAAAGCAATCCAATCAGGCGCAGGAACAGCAGGGACTGATCCTTTCGATACTCGATGAAACCATTTCCGGTCTTCGCGTTGTGAAAGCCTTCAATGCGGAGAAACTGCTCAATAACCGTTTCCTCAATACAAGCCATCGCCTGCATACACTTCGTGTGAAGATGGCATTCCGCCGCGATCTGGCATCACCGTTATCCGAGTTCATGGGAGTACTTGTACTGAGCTGTATCCTCTGGATCGGAGGTAAGATGGTACTGGGAAATGAAGCAACCGGAATAGCAAGCGGCCTCACTGCTGAAGCCTTTATCACCTATATCGTTTTCTTCACGCAGATCATCAACCCGGCCAAATCTTTAAGTACTGCCTTCTACAATGCTCAGCGCGGAAGCGCCGCTATCGCCCGTGTGGAAGAGATCCTGAAAGCGCCGGTGGTTGTGGAAGAAGCGCCCAACCCCAAAACACTCACGTCCTTCAATAACCGCATCGAATTCAAAAACGTTTCTTTCAAATACGAGGATGTTACCATCCTGGATAATATCAATCTCTCCATCGAGAAAGGCAAGACCATTGCATTGGTAGGCTCATCCGGCGCAGGCAAGTCAACGCTCGCTGACCTGGTGCCACGCTTCCACGATGTCAGCAGTGGTGAATTGCTCATCGATGGCGTCAATATCAAAGATTATTCATTGAAATCCTTGAGAGACCAGATCGGTATCGTAACGCAGGAGCCGATCCTCTTCAATGATACCATCGCCAGCAATATTGCGCTGAGTAATCCCGATGCTTCGCTGACCGATATCGAGAATGCAGCTACAATCGCCAATGCCCATAACTTCATTTCCCAAAAAGAAGAAGGCTATGAGACCAATATCGGCGACCGCGGAAGCAAACTCAGTGGAGGAGAAAGGCAAAGACTTACCATTGCACGCGCTGTGCTGAAAAACCCGCCCATCCTTATTCTGGACGAAGCCACTTCATCCCTGGATACGGAAAGTGAAAGACTGGTGCAGGATGCCATCAATAAAATGATGGCCAACAGGACCAGCATCGTGATCGCACACAGACTGAGTACAATCCGGCATGCAGATGAGATCATCGTACTGCAGCGCGGTCAGATCGTTGAGCGCGGCACACACGATCAACTGATTGCTTTGGAAGGATTCTACCACAAACTGGTGAAAATGCAGGAAGTGAAATAA
- a CDS encoding S9 family peptidase yields the protein MMKRLLSVAACLLLVTIGLPAAAQKKQFTADQLLKNNLPSNITRPLPNIRGWADDDHYLEMQKGENGQSITVSVNAKTGKASPYTAPAINNFTNPPQPKIEGARNITASPDGKMIAYTKKDNNLYTRELVSGKEKQLTNDGSATTLNGYASWVYFEEILGRASNYCAFWWSPDSKQICYMHFDESMVPVFPIYVLQDQHGYLENTRYPKAGDKNPEVKMGVVNIETAATTWADFNAKDDQYFGAPYWTPGGQLWIQWMNRDQNQLKIYNINTSNGSKNIVYEEEQKTWITLDDNDRIEFLSNNKGFIVKSDKDGWQNLYHYDMSGKLINQITNGNFWGTSLLKFDEKAGMLYIRSRKENSARFDLYKVGLNGKGLTRLSFGDFSHDMVQLSPSGKYFITTYSNLSTAPAMALVDGKGKLVRMLGDSKGAEFDNYAIPRTELVRVKSADGLFELPVTITYPINFDPSKKYPILVSIYGGPDAGTVYDRWRPVGGLTQWWAQEGLVQVAIDNRASGHFGKNGLNYIYRKLGVHEIEDFMAAGKWLQSQPWADPAKLAMTGGSFGGYMTCMALTYGSDVYSFGVANASVTDWQFYDTHYTERFMDTPQDNAEGYKNTSVMTYANKYKGGLRIVHGTTDDNVHMQNSMVLVDKLEELGKHFELMIYPGERHSIGANSMNKRIHNRNEAARFWYVNLLNKPVPAEFK from the coding sequence ATGATGAAGAGATTGCTCTCTGTTGCTGCATGTTTACTGCTGGTGACCATTGGTCTTCCTGCAGCAGCGCAAAAAAAACAATTCACAGCAGACCAGTTGCTGAAGAACAACCTCCCCTCCAACATTACCAGGCCATTGCCCAATATCAGAGGATGGGCAGATGATGATCATTATCTTGAAATGCAAAAAGGAGAAAATGGACAATCCATTACTGTTTCCGTAAATGCGAAAACAGGAAAAGCCAGTCCGTACACTGCGCCTGCCATTAACAATTTCACCAATCCTCCACAGCCTAAGATCGAAGGCGCCCGCAATATTACCGCCTCGCCCGATGGCAAAATGATCGCATATACAAAAAAGGACAATAACCTTTACACCAGGGAACTGGTTTCTGGAAAAGAAAAACAACTTACAAACGATGGCTCTGCTACTACCCTCAATGGTTATGCGAGCTGGGTATATTTTGAAGAGATCCTCGGCCGCGCCAGCAACTACTGCGCTTTCTGGTGGAGCCCTGACAGCAAACAGATCTGCTACATGCACTTCGATGAATCCATGGTTCCTGTATTCCCCATCTATGTACTGCAGGACCAGCATGGCTATCTCGAAAACACTCGCTACCCCAAGGCAGGCGATAAAAACCCTGAAGTGAAAATGGGTGTGGTGAACATCGAAACCGCCGCCACAACCTGGGCGGATTTCAATGCGAAAGATGATCAATACTTTGGCGCTCCTTATTGGACTCCCGGAGGACAACTCTGGATCCAATGGATGAACAGGGACCAGAACCAACTGAAGATCTATAACATCAATACTTCCAACGGAAGCAAGAATATCGTATATGAAGAAGAACAAAAAACCTGGATCACACTTGACGATAATGATCGTATCGAGTTCCTCTCCAACAACAAAGGCTTTATCGTGAAAAGCGATAAAGATGGCTGGCAGAATCTCTACCATTACGATATGTCCGGCAAACTGATCAACCAGATCACCAACGGCAATTTCTGGGGCACCTCCCTGCTTAAATTCGATGAGAAAGCAGGTATGCTTTATATCAGGTCCAGGAAAGAAAACTCTGCCCGCTTCGATCTGTACAAAGTTGGCCTCAACGGCAAAGGCCTTACCCGCCTGAGTTTCGGAGATTTCTCACACGACATGGTCCAGCTCTCCCCCAGCGGAAAATATTTCATTACCACTTACTCCAACCTGTCAACAGCTCCTGCAATGGCGCTTGTTGATGGAAAAGGGAAACTGGTGCGGATGCTTGGAGATTCCAAAGGCGCTGAATTCGACAACTACGCAATCCCCCGCACAGAGCTGGTACGCGTGAAGTCTGCCGATGGACTGTTCGAACTGCCGGTTACCATCACTTACCCCATCAACTTCGACCCTTCTAAAAAATATCCCATCCTCGTGAGCATCTACGGTGGCCCCGATGCCGGCACTGTGTACGATCGCTGGAGACCCGTTGGCGGCCTCACACAATGGTGGGCTCAGGAAGGCCTGGTGCAAGTGGCTATAGACAATCGCGCCAGTGGTCATTTCGGGAAAAATGGACTGAACTATATCTATCGCAAACTTGGCGTTCATGAAATTGAAGATTTCATGGCAGCAGGCAAATGGCTGCAAAGCCAGCCCTGGGCTGATCCTGCCAAACTTGCGATGACGGGTGGCAGCTTTGGTGGATACATGACCTGTATGGCGCTCACCTATGGCTCAGACGTATATTCATTTGGTGTAGCCAATGCATCGGTTACCGACTGGCAATTTTATGATACACATTACACAGAGCGCTTCATGGACACGCCGCAGGACAATGCAGAAGGTTACAAAAACACTTCAGTGATGACCTACGCCAATAAGTACAAAGGTGGCCTGCGCATTGTACATGGCACTACAGACGATAACGTGCACATGCAGAACAGCATGGTACTGGTTGATAAACTGGAAGAACTGGGAAAACATTTTGAATTGATGATCTATCCCGGTGAGCGTCACAGCATCGGCGCCAACAGCATGAACAAACGCATTCATAACAGGAATGAAGCAGCGCGGTTCTGGTATGTGAACCTGCTGAACAAGCCTGTTCCGGCTGAATTCAAATAG